Proteins co-encoded in one Gossypium arboreum isolate Shixiya-1 chromosome 11, ASM2569848v2, whole genome shotgun sequence genomic window:
- the LOC128283948 gene encoding acyltransferase Pun1-like, whose product MVMEVDIVSKQLIKPTSSTPHHLTTHKLSFLDQFVPSSYYLPTVFFYVNQETRRIKDHLSIARNDEGAYYVEARVNLPLCVFLNLPDSSYVSQLLPESNWTETSAGGYYIAMIQVTNFACGGIAIGAFLSHSVAYPRKATYLGMVNPFVKKGIWQSRRIVFDASAIASLKAKTASSSVPYPTRVEVVSALLSKCIMAASKAKSDIPKSTLITHAVNLRQRARPQVPKYSMGNFLCLAAALVTAK is encoded by the exons ATGGTTATGGAGGTCGATATAGTTTCCAAACAACTTATCAAACCCACTTCTTCAACACCTCACCATCTTACAACACACAAGCTTTcctttttggatcagttcgttcCTTCATCTTATTATCTTCCTACGGTATTCTTCTATGTGAACCAAGAAACAA GAAGGATCAAGGACCATCTTTCCATCGCTCGTAATGATGAGGGAGCTTACTATGTAGAGGCTAGAGTTAACCTTCCACTTTGTGTATTTCTCAACCTCCCTGATTCATCTTATGTTTCTCAACTCCTCCCTGAATCTAATTGGACTGAAACGAGTGCAGGAGGTTATTATATAGCCATGATACAAGTCACCAACTTTGCATGTGGTGGCATTGCTATTGGCGCATTCCTCTCCCAC AGTGTGGCATACCCCAGGAAGGCAACCTATTTAGGAATGGTCAACCCATTTGTCAAAAAGGGAATATGGCAGTCGAGGAGAATTGTTTTTGATGCGTCAGCAATAGCTTCACTGAAGGCCAAAACAGCAAGTTCAAGTGTGCCATATCCAACACGGGTCGAGGTTGTTTCAGCCCTCCTCAGCAAGTGTATTATGGCTGCTTCCAAAGCAAAATCCGACATCCCGAAGTCAACTCTTATAACGCATGCAGTGAATCTTCGTCAAAGGGCTAGACCACAAGTCCCAAAGTATTCAATGGGAAACTTCCTATGCTTAGCAGCTGCACTAGTGACGGCAAAGTAG